One window of Flavobacteriales bacterium genomic DNA carries:
- a CDS encoding gliding motility-associated C-terminal domain-containing protein, whose translation MKNVLTLRFLIFMLCGIFFRNEISAQTYTMSTANNGTTINTCSGTVYDPGGTGAYGNSQNMTLTFCPSSPGQLISINFTTFDTESGFDFVTVFAGIGTGGATLMGPLSGGPQTPNPNPVVSNAANGCITIRFTSDGSVTDVGFVASISCTTAPSCTDGIQNGLESGVDCGGCSTCPPCAGAGANNATVTASSNIVNLPCGGGNVNLSAVGVSTQVELGSNFNGQTPGPGWSVSPAGVFTNPCGPGPNGAHMWMGNTTAAPRTLQTAQLDLSCGGQICFWLRYAVQGGTGSCEGPDEPDEGVNLQFSTNCGVSYSTIAYFHPNGTVIAANPGTNTPSTTGNTAFTSWAQYCFTIPAGAMTDHTIIQWYQSGSSGTCCDHWGIDEVVITSNSCTPYYYDWTHVAGAPNSANVTTNVTQTTTFTVHYTNGINDTATANVTVVVAGPGTPTVATTTEPCLGTNQGSATITAVGGTPPFTYSIAGPVNSSNGTGVFNNLPPGNYTATVAMTGPGCSSTTNFTIVPGPTCCTTTATGTNMLCNASCTGTATANPSGGQAPYSFSWAQGGTPIGQNTQTASNLCAGTYTVTVTDATGCTATASYTVTQPTALTGSATQVGVTCFGLCTGSVTVTANGGTPTYTYSIDGGAFQAGTTFNGLCAGPHIVTIKDANGCTTTVNITVTTPTALSGSITANIPATCGGSNGSFTAAGSGGTSPYQYSINGTTFQASGTFASLAPGSYTVTIRDANNCTTTIPVTITNQGGPVASVNSITNVSCAGGVNGQVIISGAGGTPPLSYDLNPGPGPQASNTFSGLAAGNYTVVVSDANNCTTSVPVTITQPTQLTFTSVVANVTCNGQCNGQITITANNATPPYQYSSNGGLSFQPSNVLANLCAGTVNVVVRDANGCLANANVVVTQPAALNATYTPVNPLCQGVCNGQINVATNTGGTPAYQFSVDGGALQSSTNFSGLCGGPHSMIIQDANGCTATANVTLVDPPGYSIDTVYTDPSNCGFNDGGFQVIASGGNSPYVYVNLTAGMSDPNGEFLNLVAGAYEIQVTDALGCVETTFVGINDIQMSGQFITSTDPTCPGICDGSVSTIATGGFGTITYDLDNGAQTQPGSGDFVGLCDGAHAVVMVDQGQCVYVVPFTLTAPGQIFFTSATTPVTCNGGTNGTISIGAPTGGTPPFQYSINGGTTYQASPNFAGLAAGTYNLSVQDANGCSATGTATITQPTAVTFTTNVTDLSCNGNNTGVILIVAAGGTPGYTYSNDNGVSFGPGLSFFGLAAGTYNVVVKDNAGCTVTNPVVVNQPAVLTITTVADSVDCNGSCDGSITVTGGGGTTPYLYSQDNGVTFSTNNIITNLCAGSYNVQIKDDLGCTVNTTQVVAEPTAVSATVATVNSTCGLPNGSLTITASNGTPGYQYSIDGGTTFQASSTFNALAAQTYNIVVEDQYGCQFTTTATVNNDASPVINILMPTDPLCNGDANGQIEVTATGGTGALQYSVDGGANQSSTILTGLMAGNHTVVVTDANGCTDTDNITLNEPAVLSLNGTPVDLTCFNDFSGSVSITGNGGTSPYQYSFDGGTTYGSSSSMNFIAAGTYNISIQDNHGCVANATAVVNQPTQLQFQTFVTVNATCNGVCDGQVQAFPQGGTVSGLYNFNWSGGIAGNSQASATGLCAGTYNVIITDDNGCMIDSTFTITEPNPVVITNVIGTDALCAGSCDGTITITAPTATQYSVDGGATFVASNIFNGLCLGNYDIMVQDATGCEATSNITIYEPLPLTLSGTPDAFICYAGDMTLSSLAQGGTAPYNYSWSNGVNQQNQIVNPTVQTTYSVSVTDANGCTAGPVSTVVSVSPLFYATISQNDTICPGESTVLTAQGFDGQPAYVYEWSTNDTTASITVTPTGPTTYTMVAKDQCGDYDTLTVVVDFYTIPQVNLSADNLNGCSPVNVNFTNTTPAGQVGSNCTWNFGNGTTATGCGAQSAVYTLPGCYDVSLTVTSPEGCVGDTTLSNYICVFENPIADFTWNPLQPTILDFVVNFNDQSYNAAQWNWDFASLGTSTNQNPSFAFANQNPGDYLVCLEVTSPDGCIDDTCKYVTIYDEYLLYVPNAFTPDGDGINDEFLPIVNGVDPDNYEFMIFDRWGELIFQTDVVGKAWPGTYKAKDCQQDVYVWKIKARDLLRGDQKVYYGHVSLLR comes from the coding sequence ATGAAAAATGTATTGACGCTTCGCTTCTTAATTTTCATGTTGTGCGGAATATTTTTCCGTAATGAAATTTCGGCACAGACATACACCATGTCAACAGCCAATAATGGAACTACCATCAACACCTGCTCCGGTACAGTTTATGATCCGGGAGGAACAGGTGCCTATGGGAATTCACAAAACATGACATTAACGTTTTGTCCTAGTTCACCAGGTCAGTTAATCTCCATCAATTTTACCACCTTCGATACAGAGTCAGGTTTCGACTTTGTAACTGTATTTGCAGGTATTGGTACGGGTGGTGCAACATTAATGGGACCATTATCCGGTGGACCTCAAACGCCCAATCCAAATCCTGTAGTTTCTAATGCTGCGAATGGATGTATTACCATTCGCTTTACCTCTGACGGTAGCGTAACGGATGTTGGATTTGTAGCATCGATATCATGTACTACAGCTCCATCCTGTACCGACGGAATTCAAAATGGACTTGAATCCGGTGTAGACTGTGGTGGATGTTCTACTTGTCCTCCATGTGCAGGCGCAGGGGCAAACAACGCTACTGTAACTGCCAGTTCAAATATTGTGAATCTTCCTTGCGGTGGTGGAAATGTGAATCTCTCTGCTGTTGGGGTTAGTACTCAGGTAGAGTTAGGAAGTAATTTTAACGGACAAACTCCAGGTCCGGGATGGTCGGTATCACCCGCGGGTGTATTTACTAATCCATGCGGTCCTGGTCCTAACGGTGCGCATATGTGGATGGGTAATACCACTGCAGCACCTCGTACACTACAAACAGCACAGCTCGATTTAAGTTGTGGCGGACAAATTTGTTTCTGGCTGCGATATGCCGTACAGGGTGGAACAGGGTCATGTGAAGGTCCTGATGAACCGGATGAAGGGGTAAATCTTCAATTCTCTACTAACTGTGGAGTTTCCTATTCTACAATCGCCTATTTCCATCCAAACGGAACAGTAATTGCCGCAAATCCAGGTACAAACACCCCATCTACCACCGGAAATACAGCATTTACTTCCTGGGCACAATATTGCTTTACAATTCCTGCAGGTGCAATGACGGATCATACCATTATTCAGTGGTACCAATCCGGATCTTCAGGAACATGTTGCGACCACTGGGGGATTGATGAAGTTGTAATTACTTCGAATTCTTGTACGCCATATTATTACGATTGGACACATGTTGCAGGTGCACCAAACTCAGCGAATGTTACTACCAACGTAACACAAACAACCACATTTACGGTTCACTATACCAATGGAATCAATGATACTGCAACAGCTAACGTTACAGTTGTAGTTGCTGGTCCTGGTACACCAACTGTAGCAACAACTACAGAGCCATGTTTAGGAACGAATCAAGGTTCTGCTACAATTACCGCAGTAGGTGGAACTCCTCCGTTTACTTATTCCATTGCTGGTCCTGTAAACAGTTCAAATGGTACAGGTGTATTTAATAATTTACCTCCCGGAAATTATACCGCTACTGTGGCAATGACCGGACCGGGATGTTCTTCAACAACGAATTTTACAATAGTCCCGGGTCCAACTTGTTGTACAACTACAGCAACAGGTACCAATATGCTTTGTAATGCATCCTGTACAGGAACTGCAACTGCAAATCCATCGGGCGGACAAGCTCCTTATAGTTTCTCCTGGGCTCAGGGTGGAACGCCTATTGGTCAGAATACGCAAACAGCTTCTAATTTATGCGCTGGCACCTATACGGTGACGGTTACAGATGCTACGGGTTGTACAGCTACTGCTTCTTATACAGTAACGCAACCAACAGCATTAACCGGATCTGCAACGCAGGTTGGTGTTACATGTTTTGGTCTATGTACCGGAAGTGTAACCGTAACTGCAAATGGCGGAACTCCGACCTATACTTACAGTATTGATGGTGGAGCGTTTCAAGCCGGAACCACTTTTAATGGATTATGTGCTGGTCCGCATATCGTCACCATTAAAGATGCTAACGGATGTACGACTACAGTAAATATTACTGTAACAACTCCAACTGCATTGTCTGGTTCAATTACTGCAAATATTCCTGCTACTTGCGGAGGAAGCAATGGTTCATTTACTGCTGCTGGTTCAGGAGGAACTTCTCCTTATCAGTATTCAATTAATGGAACAACCTTCCAGGCGAGTGGAACATTTGCATCCTTAGCACCCGGATCGTATACAGTCACTATTCGTGATGCGAATAACTGTACAACTACAATTCCTGTTACTATCACCAACCAGGGTGGACCAGTTGCTTCTGTTAACTCCATCACCAATGTGAGTTGTGCAGGTGGTGTAAATGGTCAGGTAATCATTAGTGGAGCAGGTGGAACTCCTCCATTATCCTACGATTTAAATCCAGGTCCTGGTCCGCAAGCTTCCAATACATTTAGCGGATTAGCAGCCGGAAATTATACAGTTGTAGTTTCTGATGCGAATAACTGTACCACCTCTGTTCCTGTTACCATTACTCAACCTACACAGTTGACATTTACTTCTGTTGTTGCGAATGTAACTTGTAACGGACAATGCAATGGTCAAATTACTATTACTGCAAATAATGCTACACCTCCATATCAATATTCGAGCAATGGTGGTTTATCTTTCCAACCATCGAATGTACTCGCCAACTTGTGTGCAGGTACAGTGAATGTTGTAGTTCGTGACGCAAACGGATGTTTGGCCAATGCCAACGTTGTAGTTACTCAACCCGCAGCATTAAATGCTACCTATACACCAGTTAATCCATTGTGTCAGGGTGTATGTAACGGACAAATAAATGTTGCTACGAATACAGGTGGTACACCAGCCTATCAATTCTCGGTTGATGGTGGTGCACTGCAATCATCTACCAACTTTTCAGGATTATGTGGTGGTCCGCACAGCATGATTATTCAAGATGCTAACGGATGTACTGCAACTGCAAATGTTACGCTGGTAGATCCTCCGGGTTATTCTATCGACACGGTATATACCGATCCTTCCAACTGCGGATTTAACGATGGAGGATTCCAGGTTATTGCTTCAGGTGGAAATTCACCTTATGTCTACGTGAATTTAACAGCAGGTATGAGTGATCCAAACGGAGAATTCTTAAACCTTGTAGCGGGTGCATACGAAATTCAGGTTACAGATGCATTAGGTTGTGTTGAAACCACCTTTGTAGGTATCAACGATATTCAAATGTCAGGACAATTCATTACTTCAACCGATCCAACTTGTCCTGGAATCTGTGATGGTTCTGTATCTACCATCGCAACAGGCGGATTTGGAACAATTACCTATGATTTGGATAATGGAGCACAAACACAACCAGGTTCCGGTGATTTTGTGGGATTATGTGATGGTGCACACGCTGTTGTGATGGTCGACCAGGGACAATGTGTTTATGTAGTACCATTTACATTAACTGCTCCGGGTCAGATTTTCTTTACATCAGCTACTACACCTGTAACATGTAACGGTGGAACAAATGGAACAATTTCTATTGGCGCACCAACAGGAGGAACTCCTCCTTTCCAATACAGTATAAATGGAGGAACAACTTACCAGGCATCACCGAATTTTGCGGGACTTGCAGCAGGTACTTACAATCTTTCTGTACAAGATGCAAATGGATGTTCTGCTACCGGAACTGCAACCATAACTCAACCAACTGCAGTTACATTCACAACCAACGTAACAGATCTTTCCTGTAATGGAAATAACACCGGTGTGATATTAATTGTGGCTGCCGGTGGTACACCAGGATATACATATTCCAATGACAACGGTGTAAGTTTTGGTCCAGGTTTATCCTTCTTTGGTTTAGCTGCCGGAACCTATAACGTAGTTGTAAAAGATAATGCAGGTTGTACAGTTACTAATCCTGTAGTTGTAAATCAACCTGCCGTATTAACTATTACTACAGTGGCGGATTCTGTCGATTGCAACGGATCATGTGATGGATCAATTACTGTTACCGGTGGTGGTGGAACAACTCCATATTTATATTCTCAGGATAATGGTGTTACCTTCTCAACGAATAATATCATCACCAATCTTTGTGCAGGAAGTTACAATGTTCAAATAAAAGATGATCTTGGTTGTACGGTAAATACAACTCAGGTAGTAGCAGAACCAACAGCAGTTTCTGCAACGGTTGCAACCGTAAATTCTACTTGCGGATTACCGAATGGATCCTTAACCATAACCGCTTCGAATGGAACGCCGGGTTATCAATATAGCATTGATGGCGGAACAACATTCCAAGCTTCATCCACATTTAATGCTTTAGCAGCTCAAACTTATAACATCGTTGTAGAAGATCAGTATGGTTGTCAATTCACCACCACTGCTACTGTAAACAACGATGCTTCTCCTGTAATTAATATTCTGATGCCAACTGATCCATTATGTAATGGAGATGCGAATGGTCAAATTGAAGTTACAGCAACTGGTGGTACAGGCGCACTGCAGTATAGTGTAGATGGAGGAGCGAATCAGTCATCCACCATTCTTACAGGATTGATGGCGGGTAATCATACTGTAGTTGTAACCGATGCAAACGGTTGTACAGATACTGATAACATTACCTTGAATGAACCTGCAGTTTTAAGTTTAAACGGAACTCCGGTTGATTTAACTTGCTTCAATGATTTTAGTGGTTCGGTTTCCATCACCGGTAACGGTGGTACAAGTCCGTATCAATATTCATTTGATGGAGGAACAACCTATGGGTCTTCTTCTTCAATGAACTTTATTGCCGCAGGAACCTATAATATTTCCATTCAGGATAACCATGGTTGTGTAGCCAATGCAACTGCTGTAGTTAATCAGCCAACACAATTGCAATTCCAAACTTTTGTAACGGTTAATGCTACTTGTAATGGAGTTTGCGATGGACAAGTTCAGGCTTTCCCTCAGGGTGGAACTGTGAGTGGTTTATATAATTTCAACTGGTCGGGTGGTATTGCAGGAAATTCTCAGGCAAGTGCTACAGGATTATGCGCAGGCACATACAATGTGATTATCACAGACGATAATGGTTGTATGATTGATAGCACATTTACGATTACAGAACCAAATCCTGTTGTAATTACCAATGTAATTGGAACGGATGCATTGTGTGCAGGAAGTTGTGATGGAACCATTACCATTACTGCTCCAACTGCAACACAATACAGTGTTGATGGTGGCGCTACGTTTGTTGCTTCCAATATTTTTAACGGATTGTGTTTAGGAAACTATGATATCATGGTTCAGGATGCAACCGGTTGTGAGGCTACAAGTAACATCACCATTTACGAACCACTTCCGCTTACTTTATCAGGTACACCTGATGCATTTATTTGTTATGCGGGAGACATGACGCTTTCTTCACTAGCACAGGGAGGAACCGCGCCATACAACTATTCATGGTCGAACGGTGTTAACCAGCAAAATCAAATTGTGAATCCAACAGTGCAAACCACTTACTCGGTTTCTGTAACTGATGCGAATGGATGTACAGCCGGACCTGTTTCTACTGTGGTAAGCGTAAGTCCATTGTTCTATGCTACCATTTCGCAAAACGATACTATTTGTCCGGGTGAATCTACCGTGTTAACCGCACAAGGATTCGATGGTCAACCAGCTTATGTTTACGAATGGAGTACCAACGATACTACAGCTTCAATCACCGTTACACCAACAGGTCCTACTACCTACACTATGGTAGCAAAAGATCAGTGTGGTGATTATGATACATTAACTGTGGTAGTTGATTTTTACACCATTCCACAAGTGAATTTATCAGCCGATAATTTAAATGGATGTTCACCGGTGAATGTCAATTTCACCAATACAACCCCTGCTGGCCAGGTTGGTTCTAACTGTACCTGGAATTTTGGAAATGGAACAACGGCTACCGGATGTGGTGCACAATCTGCAGTATATACTTTACCCGGATGTTATGATGTTTCACTTACTGTAACATCACCCGAAGGATGTGTTGGAGATACAACCTTGAGTAACTACATCTGCGTATTCGAAAATCCAATTGCAGACTTTACATGGAATCCATTACAACCTACCATTTTAGATTTCGTTGTAAACTTTAACGATCAATCGTATAATGCAGCGCAATGGAATTGGGATTTTGCATCATTGGGGACTTCTACCAATCAAAATCCTTCATTTGCATTTGCCAATCAAAATCCGGGTGATTATTTAGTATGTCTCGAAGTAACATCTCCTGATGGTTGTATAGATGATACATGTAAATACGTTACTATTTACGATGAGTATTTACTTTATGTGCCTAATGCATTTACACCCGATGGTGATGGAATCAACGATGAGTTCTTACCCATTGTAAATGGAGTGGATCCTGACAATTATGAATTCATGATTTTCGATCGTTGGGGTGAATTGATTTTCCAAACTGATGTAGTAGGAAAAGCATGGCCTGGAACATATAAAGCGAAAGATTGCCAGCAGGATGTTTATGTCTGGAAAATTAAAGCCAGAGATTTATTACGTGGCGATCAGAAAGTGTATTACGGACATGTATCTCTGTTGAGGTAA